The following coding sequences lie in one Deltaproteobacteria bacterium genomic window:
- a CDS encoding serine/threonine protein kinase, producing MIDAGERRPSMHELDDRDAQRTSAPADEGDVDLDETVVGGEALERLAEPHPAGSNVGRYVILERVGQGGMGVVYAAFDPELNRRVALKLLHATKRSGTGHQGPPRARLLREAQAIARVSHPNVISVFDTGTLGDAVFVAMEYIEGPTLTRWQIDQPARAIAAMYARAGRGLAAAHDAGIVHRDFKPDNVLVAGDGTPKVLDFGLARSEPTSATREAAIRERVREPSGPVALTISLGTSSSDVLSSPLTQDGAVVGTPRFMAPEQHAGVAADPRSDQFSFCVALYQALFKQEPFTGATLERLALAKQAGRIQRPPEIGVPGHVVQAVLRGLAADPGARWPDMHRLVAVLEVDHAAVRRRRWTAIGAAGLIAGLSYGTAELVRRAADPCVGDERVAELWNDARRAQLAEAFGAVAVPYAAREWDASALALDAYVAAYDGGYREACRATHERGAQSQALLDRRMQCLGHRRQALAALLDVFEGVDRAVVERASAAVDALPAVDACDDPDYVLASVEPPPAWLLDEVERVREHLARASALQAAGRGKDAAVEVTLAHELAQGLDYAPLRAEVALRRGQIDEGLGEWVEAERSLHAAMELALEVGADETAGTAANLLTGVVGDRLGRHDEGLRWAGLARSLYRRAAVGELAFARLEAAEATVLYRMDRLDEAGAAYGHAIETVVRLEGPDATRLVSWLVNLGNVHYRAHRRELALETFERAASIARGAHGPEHPAFGTIEFGLSNVLTDLARWDDAERHLASAEQIFRGSLGPEHPFVTAALCNFGIIEEGRGRADAAIARFEACRAAIGARLGADDPDYARVLENLGRLHRVTGALELARRELEQALTIRRERLGAAHSDTVSTTIELGRVELDAGRNDRALAHFAAALGSGDDVLELAAARFGMAQATAALRGVDAEARELAAAARRVYAEDGAPSQPQVDAIDRWLATHPLPAATP from the coding sequence ATGATCGACGCCGGGGAGCGACGGCCCTCGATGCACGAGCTCGACGACCGCGATGCGCAGCGCACCTCCGCACCCGCGGACGAAGGTGACGTCGACCTCGACGAGACCGTCGTCGGTGGCGAGGCGCTCGAGCGGCTGGCCGAGCCGCATCCGGCCGGATCGAACGTCGGTCGCTACGTGATCCTCGAGCGCGTGGGGCAGGGCGGCATGGGGGTGGTCTACGCCGCCTTCGATCCCGAGCTCAACCGTCGGGTCGCACTCAAGCTGCTGCATGCGACCAAGCGCTCTGGCACCGGCCACCAGGGGCCACCGCGCGCGCGGCTGCTGCGGGAGGCCCAGGCCATCGCGCGCGTCTCCCATCCCAACGTGATCAGCGTGTTCGACACCGGCACGCTCGGCGACGCGGTGTTCGTGGCCATGGAGTACATCGAGGGCCCGACCCTCACGCGCTGGCAGATCGACCAGCCGGCCCGCGCGATCGCAGCGATGTACGCCCGCGCCGGTCGCGGGCTCGCGGCTGCCCACGACGCCGGCATCGTGCATCGCGACTTCAAGCCCGACAACGTGTTGGTGGCGGGCGACGGCACGCCGAAGGTGCTGGACTTCGGGCTCGCGCGCAGCGAGCCCACCAGCGCCACGCGTGAGGCCGCGATCCGCGAGCGCGTCCGCGAGCCCAGCGGGCCGGTCGCGCTGACGATCTCGCTCGGGACGAGCTCCTCCGACGTGCTGAGCTCGCCGCTGACGCAGGACGGCGCGGTGGTCGGCACGCCGCGCTTCATGGCACCCGAGCAACATGCGGGCGTCGCCGCCGATCCGCGCAGCGACCAGTTCAGCTTCTGCGTCGCGCTGTACCAGGCGCTGTTCAAGCAGGAGCCGTTCACCGGCGCGACGCTCGAGCGGCTCGCGTTGGCCAAGCAGGCCGGTCGCATCCAGCGGCCGCCGGAGATCGGTGTGCCCGGGCACGTCGTGCAGGCGGTGCTGCGGGGGCTCGCCGCCGACCCCGGCGCGCGCTGGCCGGACATGCATCGACTGGTCGCGGTGCTCGAGGTCGATCACGCCGCGGTGCGACGGCGGCGTTGGACCGCGATCGGGGCCGCGGGGCTCATCGCCGGCCTGAGCTATGGCACCGCCGAGTTGGTCCGTCGTGCCGCGGACCCGTGCGTCGGCGACGAGCGCGTGGCGGAGCTGTGGAACGACGCCCGCCGGGCGCAGCTCGCCGAGGCCTTCGGCGCCGTCGCGGTGCCCTACGCAGCGCGCGAGTGGGACGCGAGCGCGCTCGCACTGGATGCGTATGTCGCCGCGTACGACGGTGGCTACCGCGAGGCGTGCCGCGCGACCCACGAACGCGGTGCGCAGTCGCAGGCGTTGCTCGATCGTCGCATGCAGTGCCTCGGCCACCGGCGCCAGGCCCTGGCGGCGCTGCTCGACGTGTTCGAGGGCGTCGATCGTGCGGTCGTCGAGCGCGCCAGTGCGGCGGTCGATGCCCTACCGGCGGTCGATGCGTGTGACGACCCCGACTACGTGCTGGCCAGCGTCGAGCCGCCGCCGGCGTGGCTGCTCGACGAGGTCGAGCGCGTGCGCGAGCACCTCGCGCGTGCGAGCGCGTTGCAGGCCGCAGGGCGGGGCAAGGACGCGGCGGTCGAGGTCACGCTCGCGCACGAGCTGGCGCAGGGCCTCGACTACGCGCCGCTGCGGGCCGAGGTCGCGCTGCGACGCGGACAGATCGACGAGGGCCTGGGCGAGTGGGTCGAGGCCGAGCGGTCGCTCCACGCCGCGATGGAGCTCGCGCTCGAGGTGGGCGCCGACGAGACCGCGGGCACCGCCGCGAACCTGCTGACCGGTGTGGTCGGCGATCGCCTCGGTCGCCACGACGAAGGCCTGCGCTGGGCCGGGCTGGCGCGCAGCCTGTATCGTCGCGCGGCGGTCGGCGAGCTGGCCTTCGCGCGGCTGGAGGCCGCGGAGGCGACGGTCCTGTATCGGATGGATCGCCTCGACGAGGCCGGTGCCGCCTACGGTCACGCGATCGAGACCGTCGTGCGCCTCGAGGGGCCGGACGCCACGCGGCTGGTGTCGTGGCTGGTGAACCTCGGCAACGTCCACTACCGTGCCCATCGCCGCGAGCTCGCGCTCGAGACCTTCGAGCGTGCGGCGAGCATCGCTCGCGGCGCGCATGGACCCGAGCATCCTGCGTTCGGCACGATCGAGTTCGGGCTCAGCAACGTGCTCACGGATCTGGCGCGATGGGACGACGCCGAGCGGCACCTCGCGAGTGCCGAGCAGATCTTCCGCGGCTCGCTCGGACCGGAGCACCCGTTCGTGACCGCCGCGCTGTGCAACTTCGGCATCATCGAGGAGGGCCGCGGTCGTGCCGACGCAGCGATCGCGCGCTTCGAGGCCTGCCGCGCGGCGATCGGAGCTCGCCTGGGCGCCGACGATCCCGACTACGCGCGGGTGCTCGAGAACCTGGGCCGGCTGCACCGGGTCACGGGGGCGCTGGAGCTGGCGCGACGAGAACTCGAGCAAGCGCTGACGATCCGCCGCGAACGCCTCGGCGCGGCCCATTCGGACACGGTGTCGACCACCATCGAGCTGGGTCGCGTGGAGCTCGACGCGGGGCGCAACGATCGCGCGCTGGCCCACTTCGCCGCGGCCCTCGGCAGCGGCGACGACGTGCTGGAGCTGGCCGCGGCGCGCTTCGGCATGGCCCAGGCCACCGCCGCGCTGCGCGGGGTCGATGCCGAGGCGCGTGAGCTGGCCGCCGCCGCGCGGCGCGTCTACGCGGAGGACGGCGCGCCGTCGCAGCCGCAGGTCGACGCGATAGACCGCTGGCTCGCGACGCACCCGCTGCCCGCCGCGACGCCGTGA